The Stenotrophomonas sp. BIO128-Bstrain region GGCGCACTGGCGGGATCGCGTACGGTGCCGCTGCAGGCCACCCCGTTCGAGTGCAGCAGCGCGGCCAGATGCCGGGCGCTATAGCCCAGGCCCAGCACCAGCACATGGGACGGCAGCGCGGCAGGCATGGCGCTCAGGCGCTGCGCTGCTGCTGGTAGGCCTGCAGGTGCGCATAGGCCACGGCCAGCAGCGGTGCGGCCTGGCCGGCCGCCCGTGCCCGTACCAGCATGTCGCCGACGATATGCTCGGCCTCGACCTGTTGGCCGGCCTCCAGATCGCGCAGCATCGACGCCTTCAACGCCGAGCCGGACTGGGTGGTCGCGGCCAGCGCGATCTCCCGCGCCTTGGCCGGGATCGGCTCGCCGGCCGCCTCGGCCACCGCCAGGCACTCCTCGTACAGGCCCCGCACGATCGCCGCACCGTCATCGGTGGCCACGATCGTGCCGACATCGGCGCGCATCAGGCAGGTCGCCGCCGCCAGCGTGGTCAGGAAGGTGTATTTGATCCACTGCTCCTGCCCGATCGCATCGGTGGCGACGTGGTCCACGCCCGCCTGCACGCAGGCCGCCGCCAGCGCCAGCACGCGCGCGCTGCTGCCGGTGCCGTCGCGCTCGCCGAAGGTCAGCTTGGCCGCCGGCGCCAGATGCACCACCGCGCCGTCGCTGGCCTTGGTCGCGCTGATGAAGCACAGCCCGCCCAGCACTGCGTCGCGGCCGAAGCGTGCGTCGAGATCGGCGTAATGCCGCAGCCCGTTGAGGATCGGCAGCACCGTGGTACGCGGGCCCATCGCCGGGGCGATCGCCTCGATCGAGCTGGCCAGGTCGTAGGCCTTGCAGCTCAGGATCACCAGGTCGAAGGGCTCAGCGCTCGCCAGCGCAGGCAGCGCCTCGGCGGTGACGTGCTTGACCGGGAAGGTTGCATCGCCCAGCGGGCTGCGGATCACCAGCCCTTCGCCCGCCAGCTGGGCCGCACGCGCCGGGCGCACCAGGAAGGTCACGTCCACGCCGGCCTGGGCCAGGCGACCACCGAAGTACCCGCCGGTCCCGCCGGCGCCGAGGATCAGGATACGCATCAGCTCCGCATCCCCACGCCCCGCTTCAGCAGCCACAGCGCCAGCGCCGTCAGCGCCACCACGAAGCCGATCATCAGCGCATAGGCCACCCACAGCGGCACATCGCTGGTGCCCAGCAGGCCGTAGCGGAACGCGTTGACCATGTAGAAGATCGGATTGGCATGCGTGGCCGCTTCGGCCCAGGTCGGCAGCAGCTTCACCGAATAGAACACGCCGCCCAGGTAGGTCAGCGGGGTCAGGATGAAGGTCGGCACGATCGCCACGTCATCGAACTTCTTGGCGTACACCGCGTTGATGAAGCCGGCCAGTGAGAAGATCGTCGCGCCCAGCAGCACCGTGGTCAGCGTCACCAGCGGATGCGGAATGCGCACCGGGGTGAAGAACATGGCGATGATCAACACGATCACGCCGACCATCAGGCCACGCAGCACCGCGCCTGACACATAGCCCCACAGGATCACCCAGTTGGGCATCGGGCTGACCAGCAGCTCTTCCACGTGGCGGCCGAACTTGGCGCCGAAGAACGACGAGCTGATGTTGCCGTAGCTGTTCTGGATCACGCTCATCATCACCAGGCCCGGCACGATGAACTGCATGTAGCTGTAGCCGCCCATCTCGCCCACGCGCGAGCCGATCAGGCCGCCGAAGATCAGGAAGTACAGGGTCATGGTGATCGCCGGCGGCACCAGGGTCTGGCCCCAGATGCGCAGGATGCGCGCCACTTCGCGGCGCACGATGGTCATCAGTGCGATGCGGTTGCGCTGGCCGTCGGTCAGGACCGGGGTCGGGGTGCTGCTCATGCCACGTTCTCCTGGTTGCCGGTGAGGCGCACGAACAGCTCCTCCAGGCGGTTGCTCTTGGTGCGCATCGAACGCACGCGGATACCGGCGGCGTTCAAGGCGTCAAACACACGGTTGAGGTCCATTGCGCGCGGCATGTCCACGTCCAGCGTGTGGCTGTCGGTGGCGATCAGGATCGCGCCTTCGATCTCCGGCAGCTGGGCCGGCAGGCTGCCGTCGATGTCGAACAGGAAGCCCTCCACGTCCAGCTTGGCCAGCAGTTCGCGCATCGGGCCCTGGGTGACGATCTGGCCGTGGTTGATGATGGCCAGGTTCCGGCACAGGTGCTCGGCTTCTTCCAGGTAATGCGTGGTGAGGATGATCGTGGTGCCGGCGGCGTTGATCTCCTTGAGCACCCGCCACATGTCGCGGCGGATCTCGATGTCCACCCCGGCGGTCGGTTCATCCAGGATCAGCAGCCGCGGGCGGGTCATCATCGCGCGGGCGATCATCAGGCGGCGCTTCATGCCCCCGGACAGGGTGCGGCTCATCACCTGCGCCTTGTCCCACAGGTGGGCGCGCTTGAGCTCCTCTTCGGCCATCTTCTCGGCCTCGGCACGGGCCACGCCATAGAAGCCGGCGTAGTTGACCAGGATGTCGAAGGGCTTTTCGAACAGGTTGAAGTTGATTTCCTGGGGGACCAGGCCGATCAGGCGCATGGTGGCGCTGCGGTGGCGCACCAGGTCGCTGCCGAAGACCTCGACCTGGCCTTCGCTGAGGTTCACCAGCGAGCTGATGATGCCGATCAGGGTCGACTTGCCGGCGCCGTTGGGGCCGAGCAGGGCGAAGAAGTCGCCCGGGGCCACGTCCAGCGAGACGCCCTTCAGCGCCTGGGTGCCGTTGTCATAGGTTTTGCGGAGGTCACGCACCCGCAGGGCGGGCACGGCGGTGGGCGCGGAAGTGTTCTGGGAAGCCAAGCTCTTGCCTTCGCGCCTATGGGCTGGCGCTGGATAGGGGCGGGGAGCGGCTATTATAGAAGACCCCGAGGGCTTGCCCCGGCTACACACTGTCCCGAAAAGTCGTGCCTGCTCAATTCCCCCTCAAACTGGTCGACCGGCGCATGCTGGCCCCGACCGTCGGCCATTACCAGTTCCTGCGTGATGACGGCCAGCCGCTGGATTTCCAGCCCGGTCAGTTCATCCAGGTCCATTTCGAGTACGCCGACGGCACCGCTACCAAGCGCAGCTATTCGCTGGCGACCATTCATGATCACGCCCTCGGCGCGGGCGATGCGGTCGATATCGCGGTCAGCTTCGTCCCTGGCGGCGCCGCCACCTCCCTCTTCGAGGGCCTGGACATCGGCGGCCACGTCAGCGCCAGCGGTCCGTTCGGCCGGTTCTGCCTGCAGCCGGGCG contains the following coding sequences:
- the panE gene encoding 2-dehydropantoate 2-reductase, with product MRILILGAGGTGGYFGGRLAQAGVDVTFLVRPARAAQLAGEGLVIRSPLGDATFPVKHVTAEALPALASAEPFDLVILSCKAYDLASSIEAIAPAMGPRTTVLPILNGLRHYADLDARFGRDAVLGGLCFISATKASDGAVVHLAPAAKLTFGERDGTGSSARVLALAAACVQAGVDHVATDAIGQEQWIKYTFLTTLAAATCLMRADVGTIVATDDGAAIVRGLYEECLAVAEAAGEPIPAKAREIALAATTQSGSALKASMLRDLEAGQQVEAEHIVGDMLVRARAAGQAAPLLAVAYAHLQAYQQQRSA
- a CDS encoding ABC transporter permease, with amino-acid sequence MSSTPTPVLTDGQRNRIALMTIVRREVARILRIWGQTLVPPAITMTLYFLIFGGLIGSRVGEMGGYSYMQFIVPGLVMMSVIQNSYGNISSSFFGAKFGRHVEELLVSPMPNWVILWGYVSGAVLRGLMVGVIVLIIAMFFTPVRIPHPLVTLTTVLLGATIFSLAGFINAVYAKKFDDVAIVPTFILTPLTYLGGVFYSVKLLPTWAEAATHANPIFYMVNAFRYGLLGTSDVPLWVAYALMIGFVVALTALALWLLKRGVGMRS
- a CDS encoding ABC transporter ATP-binding protein; protein product: MASQNTSAPTAVPALRVRDLRKTYDNGTQALKGVSLDVAPGDFFALLGPNGAGKSTLIGIISSLVNLSEGQVEVFGSDLVRHRSATMRLIGLVPQEINFNLFEKPFDILVNYAGFYGVARAEAEKMAEEELKRAHLWDKAQVMSRTLSGGMKRRLMIARAMMTRPRLLILDEPTAGVDIEIRRDMWRVLKEINAAGTTIILTTHYLEEAEHLCRNLAIINHGQIVTQGPMRELLAKLDVEGFLFDIDGSLPAQLPEIEGAILIATDSHTLDVDMPRAMDLNRVFDALNAAGIRVRSMRTKSNRLEELFVRLTGNQENVA